A region of the Pempheris klunzingeri isolate RE-2024b chromosome 21, fPemKlu1.hap1, whole genome shotgun sequence genome:
ATACAATTTTTCAATTCAGTACATTGAGGggttttgctgctacagccttGTTTGGTCTGGTGTGACCGGTAGCTTtatgaattcaacttttcatttatcAAAAGATGACTGTGctatttttccttttgaaagTCAAATGGTCTCGCTTGAAGTCAATATAAATACTAAAATTACCATTTTATCGAAGCAGAAattcaaatattaaagattagtcaaaatgaattcattatgTCTGCATCaggtttgctaacattagctaacattagccacataagctactggtcataccagaccaagcAAGCCTTTAGCTTTAAAACTTCTGATTGTATTGAATTGCACAAAGGTGTGTATGTTTGATTAttaattcaacttttcatttgcaAGAGCTGTTTTTTCGTTTCAAAGTTACATCGACTTGCTTTagcacaaaaaaagacaaatattttaaGGCTttagaagagcagcagagacgtTAACAATCCAATATCACTATCTGCTTGTCTAAACATTAGAGATCACCCTCTGCGCCCATGCCGTGCTCTCATGCGAAACCTTTGACTGACTTTTGTGAATAAGGCCTATTGAGAGCCTGTTGGGCGTTACCCTGTGCCCTCCCACGCTTCAGTTTTGCATGCCTGGGTCAGTTGACACCGTTATCAGCCCCCCTCTCTTCTCATCCGGCCAACCCCCCCACCTCTGCTGTCAGGGCCACGATCAATACAGCTGGCCCAATATCCACATATATGACCACGCCTCCCCCGTCTCTGATAACCACATCGGCTCCatcaccccacacacacacacacagatacagcgTGCACTCTGTTTGGCCTGCATAGGGATTTTCTTGTGCCTTTGTCAAAGCGTCAGGCCCAtcccaagcacacacacacacacacacacacacacacacatagtgtgtgtcatgtggacacacactgtcacacccACACTTGCATCACAGTCACAAATATTACTCTCAGAGTTACTAaagggctgtttttcttcaagaCATATGAGAGTATGAGGGATGGTGAGGCCTCAGAGAGGGCCCGGCCTACAGAGAAAAAGGTTTTAAGGGTTGGTTCACCCAAATTATAAAAAAACGTACCCTCACCTACCCTTTTATAATTACTGGAAGTaactaattacatttattttattgcttttagaATCAAGCATTTATTCAAGAAATATTTACCATGTACTTCTATTTTACTTAATTTCAGGAAATGTTGCACTTTTTAATCCACAACATTTATCGTTTATTTTATAGCGACACACTGGAGTGATCATTGTTATCTAGCAGTGTAGTTACAGGTTACTTTTCAAATGAACCTATGATGAGCttataaaatgtgatgaatgtTACAGATTGTACCTCTCAACTTTACTGATGTAACTTGATATCAGACATCACTCATTTTCCTCAATGGGCTTTGCAATCTATAGTAATGTAATGATAACGTATATTTATTGCTGATAAAACCTTTGTATTTATACTCAAGCATAAGGAGCATTTTCACACTGtgatatttctacttttacttcaatAAAGAATCAGAGTGCTTCTTCCACAACAATTGTTTGTGTGTAGACAGAAGCTATAGAGAACGGTGACACTGAGGTCTGTGGATGTCCAGGCActgctgttttgatttttcaAGGCTTTGAGCCCCACAAATGAAATCCCATTCACCTCCACTGTCCTGGaatggaggcagaaatctcagagagagaaaactcaaaaactgggtaaaaaaaaaaactaagaaaaacaCTGGAGATGATTGTGGGAAATCATGTCATATCTTGCAACATTTCCACACACAACTCCTCATGAATTACGCCTGTGCACATGCCCAATTatctactctgtgtgtgtgtgtgtgtgtgtgtgtgtgtgtgtgtgtgtgtgtgtgtgtgtggttaataTGTAACACCTAGGGTCGATATggctgctctgagctgctcgCTGAGCTGACACActcaatctgtgtgtgtcaaacGTGTGTGATTAAGGAGTTCATAGTGCTCCATGGCTTTTATCCACAAACTTCGTCTTTTTtctgccctcctccctctcttcctttctctctctctctctctctctctctctctctcctctatgCTTCTATGTTTACTTTTTGTTCCTTCAATCAGTAACCTCCATGAGTCAGTGCCACACATGACGCTCTGGTGTATCTGTgagaacacacacgcacaaaggACTTACTGTAGATATATAGGAGGGATTAATATCATTATACACTATAGGGAAAGAGCATCCAACAGTACTGAATCAAAATTATgggaaaaatttaaaaaaaattgggtGGTTTGAAGGAGGATTTTCAGTCCACTATTTGCTCAGTTGCTACAAGCTGTGGGaatatacaaaaacacagaggcacCATTCGTCTTATCTAAATActacgagaaaaaaaaaagatccttaCGGATCAATACCAACCGGCTCATTGATTGATTGCATTCTATTTTTCCATCTGTTCTTCCAGGCTTTACCTTTTCAGGTTGTTGGATACTTATTACTCTGTCCTGATAAGACCCATGTCTGAGTTCCCTGACCTGAGGCCTGCAGGGTTATGAGAGTGAACAAAGACAACTTCCACAGGTTTCTCTCGACACCATCGTCCAGAAGAGGCTCAGAACATTTATTCTGTGTGCTTTACTTCTTCTGGAAAATCCACCCCCAACATGTGTGGGAGATGTCTTTTCCTTCAAGAAAAATTCAAGTGATGCACCCacagaaacaaaatataatCCTTCACTGGTGGACTTCTCCCTCCtgatctttcacacacacacacacacacacacacacacacacacacacacacacacacacacacacacacacacacacacacacacacacacacacacacacacttcattctGTCAGCTGCTGGCCCTATCTCTGTAAACTGCAGCTAATTCGTGTAAATATTGGGTAAAGTACTGAGGTGGGATGAGATAACCTATTTGTCACATAACCAGCCAGCCATTCAGCCTCCACTGATTAAACAGCACACATCAagtggtccacacacacacacacacacacacacacacacacacacacacacacacgcacacacacagacacagaggtaTGACTGAtacatgtattttgtttttactcatttGTGACAAAAATCTGTTAAATAACAAACCACAATAACATAGCAGGTTTCTTAGAATGATttcacagaaaagagagaaaagagaaaggagaaagaaaatgttaacAAGCTGCTTTAAACAGTTAATGCAGCTGATGGCACAGATTATGTATAAAGTTACACAACGTTGTAAATGACATGTAAAATATGCCTTACATTTGAGCTGCCCAGATGTGGATTGTGAATGTCTAGAATTACTATTTTAACTAGTTAAAAGTGAgtataattaaattaaaaattgacATCTCACTCAAAAATGTAGATTTGTAATTCCTAGAATTGTTTTAACAAATCAAATATGAATTACAAATAATAAGAACCTACAGATTAAACTGTCAAAATTATAGTTGTTTTTATGCAGTTGCTTCTATATTAttcataatatatattttttttattgcatttgatTTTACTTTGCACTGGAAAGCATTTTATGCTCCTCACTTAAAAGGTGatatacaaaaataattattGTTAGTTTATCCCCACAATATGAAACAGTGTAAATACAGGTAGAGAAAATCACAGGGTCAGGTTATGAGGGGAATTTAGAGAAAATGCTGAATCATGCTGAACATACACGAACTAAAGTTTTGACAAGTCAGAAGTAAGCCACATCTGTAGTTGTGATGGTGCCTCAAAATATGGTTCACAGTTCAATAAAGCACAATTTAGATATTCATTAAGCCAACAAACTAACATTAATTCATTGACACTAATTTAGTACTCTACAGTAACACCAAACAGCTGAGGAGCCTGATGTTTATTTTGAGCCTGACACATATCCTGGTGCACACTGCCACCTACTGCACAGCAACAACTCCACCTGTGGCACCAACTGTATGAATGGGAGTCACTCACATGACTAATTGGGCCTGAGGTGTGTAAAACCACAGATACAACATGGCACTTGTCTAATTAACCACCTAACATACAGTTTGATTAAATAAAGCAGTTTTATTTACTCCACAAATATCATGTTTTTAAGGCTGCACCATTCAATGAGGCGCTATTTGTCTTGTTCATCGTTTGATAGACATTTCCTCACGATTCAGGCTGATGTGGTGCATCTTTGGAAAGGTCAGAATCTCCAGTAGGATTTAATCTAAGTTTCTGTGGGTGTGGACAGTGTTTTACTAGACAGCAGAGTTCAGTCTTTGTTGTCTTATAGCCTGGCAGTTTCAAATGTTGTAAAATCACACAGGTTCTtacaattatatataattagACCGCTGCGCAGACTGAAATTGGACAGAGCTAATCTGATTGTCTCCATACCATTGATAAGGATTTAAGTTGTCCAACATAAACTGACACTACAGGACAGATCATGGCTTTACTCAGAAGAAATCTTGTTTTAAACTAAATACACTGTATGTGGTTCAGCAGCTTTATTATTCTGTTCTTTAGTGGTGCAGTTGGGATGTCTCAAAGCCCTGGAAGAGTTTATTTATCTCAGTTTaatttaaaaggaaataaaaacacccACAGCAATGTCTAAAAATCAGTACATCCAGTGAGTCACCTGTGTGGGGACACTGTGGGTGTGTAGGAGTGTTGTGTctcagcaggaaaagcacaggtgtagaTGATGGCTCAGTTCTTAAAGCATCCCAGTGATCCACAGCAATAAACCACCATTTACTATTACAGGATCCAGAAACTGAAGCAGATCGATTAGACTTGGCCTTCATTTATTCTATTTACACTTGTGCTTGATTCATTGCAACACTTTAAAATGCCTTTGGTGGAAAAGATCAACTTATTAGTAGACATGACAGAGATGCAAGTAGCCCTGGTTTAAcagataaaacaggaaaataaagtgAACACCTTTAAGCCTTTAACTGCTGCTCGTCAGTGAGCCTATTGGTCAAGGTTAATAAAGGAAGTGTACTTAGGATTGACCTTGTGGACTCAACAGCTGAACGTGTGAGGACGTAAACCGGTTATGACGTGTATGCCAGTTACTCATTTCTCTTATCAAAGGGGGAGAAATCAGCACATCGTGACACTTAAACTCAATGAACATATGACAACATGACAAGCAGGGTGTGTacaaattttttattttggtgagcTTTATGCCATGAACTCGTAGGGGATGGGCTCCAGCAGCTGTGGCTCGTTTTTCTTGGTGCTGACAAAGTGAGCATCACGGGGAGGAGCAGGCTGTAGAGACAAGCAGGAAGTTTAGGTGATCACAGGACAGAAACCAAAGAAACTTTAGAATAGCAGACCATTCACATTGAAAATAAAGTTAGTGTTTACTGAATTTATAGACTATTAAGACTAAGCCAAATGTAAAATTTCCAGGCTTTTGCATGATTTTCCATAACTAAAAAGTTTTCTTGACAGACATGACATTTAAGAACATTTTACAAACATTCCAAAAACACTggttacataaataaatgtttatggCGATGCACAAAATTCCCAGATTTGCCCCAATGATTACAATAAATTCTCTGACTTGTCGTGTGTGAAACACACATAACTCCATAACCTATGGGTATTCTGCTCGTAAGTTACTCACAATAGAGGAAACGTCACTTTGAATGATTTCATACCTGGCGTTTCAGTTCCACCCAGCTGCCCTTCTGCTTGGCCTCCATCTTCTTGGCCTCGTTCTCTTTGACGCGCTGCAGGAAACTGTCCCTGCTCTTTGAGTGCTTCACATGCTCAATGCGCACGTTAATCCTCTTGGCCAGGATCTTGCCCCTGTGAAAGCCAAGAAACACATTAGCTCATATccaacacagaacacacaacaAGTAGCTTCAGCTAAGAATTCACAGTAATGttcctctgctgtctcctcGGTACCACCTCAGGCCAAACAGGAGTTAGACTGAGGGGCTTAAGGATCAAATACTTTTCCCCACGTGAATGACCACTCGGGACATAAACAGCCCTGGTGGCAAAGTGAAGATGGGGTCAAATCAGCG
Encoded here:
- the rpl21 gene encoding large ribosomal subunit protein eL21; protein product: MTNTRGKRRGTRYMFSRPFRKHGPIPLSTYMRIYKKGDIVDIKGTGTIQKGMPHKCYHGKTGRVYNVTQHAVGIIVNKQVKGKILAKRINVRIEHVKHSKSRDSFLQRVKENEAKKMEAKQKGSWVELKRQPAPPRDAHFVSTKKNEPQLLEPIPYEFMA